A single genomic interval of Desulfovibrio intestinalis harbors:
- a CDS encoding potassium channel family protein — translation MAEKKQEIGVIGLGKFGLRMATTLVSLGHTVVGIDMSDARVQRAEEALNSVYKADATNIAVLRSLHVQDLDWVVISVGQSVEQSLSITLNVQELGGPKIWVKASNEEHRKILQRLRVNRALVPEMEAAVMAAHQLTYPGMLDLIPKYGGIAIQELKVDEWHGRTLIDLNLMQRFNVMVLGIRPVGEHSFNFVPPAMTVLQKGDTIVLAGRANSMGDLKP, via the coding sequence ATGGCGGAGAAAAAACAAGAGATCGGCGTTATCGGCCTGGGCAAGTTCGGGCTGCGCATGGCCACCACCCTGGTTTCGCTGGGGCATACGGTGGTAGGCATAGACATGTCTGACGCGCGGGTTCAGCGGGCCGAAGAGGCGTTGAACTCCGTATACAAGGCCGATGCCACCAATATTGCTGTGCTGCGGTCACTGCATGTGCAGGATTTGGACTGGGTGGTCATCAGTGTGGGGCAGAGTGTTGAGCAATCCCTCAGCATCACCCTGAATGTGCAGGAACTGGGCGGCCCCAAGATATGGGTCAAGGCTTCCAACGAAGAACACCGCAAGATTCTGCAACGTCTGCGCGTAAACCGCGCTCTCGTGCCAGAAATGGAGGCCGCTGTTATGGCCGCTCACCAGCTTACCTACCCTGGCATGCTGGACCTTATTCCCAAATATGGCGGCATAGCCATTCAGGAGTTGAAGGTGGACGAGTGGCACGGGCGAACCCTTATTGATCTCAATCTGATGCAGCGCTTCAATGTTATGGTGTTGGGCATACGCCCCGTGGGAGAGCATTCCTTCAACTTCGTGCCCCCGGCCATGACGGTGCTGCAAAAGGGCGATACCATCGTGCTGGCAGGGCGAGCCAACTCAATGGGCGACCTCAAGCCCTAG
- a CDS encoding M48 family metallopeptidase, with amino-acid sequence MSEKKAVSLRSHLKAQTLPVRVFMQLSDGTKLTATVRCSSRAKHTRISLDAHGRLTLTAPEGMSSALLEQSLPQFLPWLERAWKKYKALAPSEQLPHSIELPLAGLTLAVQPGGDLTTGKLAAARHHENRFSLLMRQGTQRLLLVQDSGYLRLFGPVDNTSLCAQALRQWCRHMAEAMLPAYLEDLARQGGFGLEKVSVRDQRSRWGSCARSRRTGNSKGKGKSRASAESGAVHHASSQTGSRAGRWAGNIMRLFSGKAEASAGERSSYETMQQNSNLAGQMTNQPVGRISLNWRAVLLPLPLLEHLCWHELCHLRHMDHSAAYRAELARYSPHWPEQEKALNNAWRTLPWWALPGQNAPTDDEQDNS; translated from the coding sequence ATGTCTGAAAAAAAAGCGGTTTCGCTACGCTCTCACCTCAAGGCCCAAACCCTTCCAGTCAGGGTTTTCATGCAACTGTCTGACGGCACAAAGCTTACGGCTACGGTTCGGTGCTCTTCGCGTGCCAAACACACACGCATATCCCTCGACGCTCACGGGCGTCTGACACTCACTGCGCCAGAAGGCATGTCCTCTGCGTTGCTGGAGCAAAGTCTGCCCCAGTTTTTACCCTGGCTCGAACGCGCATGGAAAAAATACAAGGCCCTGGCCCCAAGCGAACAGCTGCCCCACTCCATTGAACTGCCCCTGGCCGGATTGACGTTAGCGGTACAACCCGGAGGAGACCTCACTACAGGCAAACTGGCTGCGGCCCGCCACCACGAAAACAGATTTTCCCTGCTCATGCGGCAGGGCACACAACGGCTGCTGTTGGTACAAGATTCTGGCTATCTGCGTCTGTTCGGCCCGGTGGACAACACCAGTCTGTGCGCCCAGGCCTTACGGCAATGGTGCCGCCACATGGCAGAAGCCATGCTGCCAGCCTATCTGGAGGATCTGGCACGGCAAGGGGGCTTTGGGCTTGAAAAAGTCAGCGTGCGAGATCAGCGTTCACGCTGGGGCAGTTGTGCCCGTTCGCGGCGAACCGGCAATAGCAAAGGAAAGGGGAAAAGCAGAGCCTCGGCTGAGAGCGGCGCAGTACACCACGCCTCCTCCCAGACAGGTAGCAGAGCCGGGCGATGGGCAGGAAATATTATGCGTCTGTTCTCCGGCAAGGCTGAAGCCAGCGCTGGCGAACGTAGCTCGTATGAGACGATGCAACAGAACAGCAATCTTGCCGGGCAAATGACTAATCAGCCCGTTGGGCGAATCAGCCTCAACTGGCGGGCGGTACTGCTTCCCCTGCCGCTTCTGGAGCACTTGTGCTGGCACGAGCTGTGCCACCTGCGCCACATGGATCACTCCGCAGCGTACAGGGCGGAACTTGCCCGCTACTCGCCACATTGGCCTGAACAGGAGAAAGCTCTCAACAACGCATGGCGTACCTTGCCCTGGTGGGCATTGCCCGGCCAGAACGCGCCAACCGATGACGAGCAGGACAATAGCTGA
- a CDS encoding FlxA-like family protein, whose translation MSVSSTNGVSGLSSIDEIWSINSGSTKTGDSSSKGDSGDTVSISEKAKALFAEKLGKYTTSTSDESETSTSSQASVEGLSGGESGESSDTTSAAGGVSGAGGGSGGSNTVESIKKQIESLKSQLTSLASQVSGGATDAGVNSKMNALQAQISALEAQLAAAEQSA comes from the coding sequence ATGAGCGTGTCCAGCACAAACGGCGTCAGCGGCCTTTCGAGCATTGATGAAATTTGGAGCATCAATAGCGGCAGCACCAAAACAGGCGACTCCTCTTCCAAGGGAGATTCCGGTGATACTGTGAGTATTTCCGAAAAAGCCAAGGCGCTTTTTGCGGAAAAGCTGGGCAAGTACACCACTTCAACTTCTGACGAATCTGAAACCAGTACCTCTTCTCAGGCTTCTGTAGAAGGGCTTTCCGGCGGAGAGTCTGGTGAGTCTTCTGACACAACAAGTGCCGCTGGGGGCGTATCCGGAGCCGGTGGCGGATCCGGCGGTTCCAATACAGTTGAGAGCATCAAGAAGCAGATTGAATCTCTCAAAAGCCAGCTGACCAGCCTTGCCAGCCAGGTGAGCGGCGGCGCGACGGATGCTGGAGTTAACAGCAAAATGAATGCCCTTCAGGCCCAGATATCGGCTCTGGAAGCGCAACTCGCCGCAGCGGAGCAGTCAGCCTAA
- the rbr gene encoding rubrerythrin: MKTLKGSQTEKNILTAFAGESQARNRYDFFSAIAKKDGFVLVQEIFLETAAQEKEHAKRLFKFLEGGEVEIQAAYPAGVLAGSEANLLASAQGENYEHTEMYPSMAATAEKEGFSEVAFVMRHIAVAEAYHEKRFLKLASDIKEGRMFMRSKPTVWRCLNCGCLVDGDHAPDMCPACAHPKAFFEELNYSF, from the coding sequence ATGAAAACGCTGAAGGGTAGCCAGACCGAAAAAAATATTCTTACAGCTTTTGCCGGTGAATCTCAGGCCCGCAACCGTTATGACTTTTTCTCCGCCATAGCCAAAAAAGACGGTTTCGTGCTGGTGCAGGAAATCTTTCTTGAAACTGCCGCTCAGGAAAAGGAACACGCGAAACGCCTGTTCAAGTTTCTTGAAGGTGGCGAGGTCGAAATTCAGGCCGCGTATCCCGCTGGCGTGCTTGCAGGCAGTGAAGCCAACCTGCTGGCGTCAGCCCAGGGCGAAAACTACGAGCATACGGAAATGTATCCCTCTATGGCTGCTACCGCTGAAAAAGAAGGCTTTTCGGAAGTGGCCTTTGTTATGCGCCATATCGCCGTGGCCGAAGCTTACCACGAAAAGCGCTTTTTGAAGCTTGCCAGCGACATCAAGGAAGGCCGCATGTTCATGCGTTCCAAGCCCACGGTGTGGCGCTGTCTCAACTGCGGCTGTCTTGTGGACGGCGATCATGCTCCCGACATGTGCCCCGCATGTGCGCATCCCAAGGCTTTCTTTGAAGAGCTGAACTACAGCTTCTAA
- a CDS encoding TolC family outer membrane protein: MKQYLSYLLTLVLLVPAAATAAEQTYPLPPAGQAITVEDSVYGVLRTNRALRGMQENRNVLEHEVDRAKAGFGPRVDVTGRAGGSVLSDSSTRGRDLDTQMWGLAGVSAQLVQPIWDGFATRSRVRTAKSTLESVKHRVFDTATSMSLEGIISHIDVLRRRKILSLAEMNVTQHKALVNQAQERANLGADTAADVTQARSRLQRALSSLSEAKAALLVAEERYTRLTGLPATGKLAPVTMPPELYQGPDAVLTQAEQSNPKLAAYMQDIRAARGERELADSAFYPTLNLEAGPNYTDRGGASDRWIYSFDVLGVVRWNIFNSGADLAERRAASARIRQSRQVMYDFIDELKLDIESTWTNYQAAQEQFSHYSKAVEYSKYTRSAYIEQFQIGKRSILDVLDTESELFNSSTQAETARGNILVGAYRLSALSGNLLPQMSINTGPLAQNPPKDAADPREEFAPGWFD; the protein is encoded by the coding sequence GTGAAACAATATCTATCATACCTTCTGACTTTGGTCCTGCTGGTGCCTGCTGCTGCGACCGCAGCGGAACAGACGTATCCTCTTCCCCCGGCAGGGCAGGCCATTACTGTGGAAGATTCCGTTTATGGAGTGCTGCGCACTAACAGGGCTTTGCGCGGTATGCAGGAAAACCGTAACGTGCTTGAGCATGAAGTTGACCGCGCCAAGGCTGGTTTTGGCCCGCGTGTTGACGTTACCGGTCGCGCCGGTGGCAGTGTGTTGAGCGATTCAAGCACACGCGGCAGAGACCTGGACACACAGATGTGGGGCCTCGCTGGCGTAAGTGCCCAGCTTGTGCAGCCCATCTGGGACGGCTTTGCCACCAGATCGCGTGTTCGTACTGCGAAATCAACTCTTGAGTCTGTGAAGCACCGCGTTTTTGATACCGCTACTTCTATGTCGCTTGAGGGAATTATCTCGCACATCGACGTACTGCGGCGCAGAAAAATCCTTTCTTTAGCTGAAATGAACGTTACGCAGCACAAGGCGCTGGTTAATCAGGCGCAGGAAAGGGCCAACCTTGGTGCAGATACAGCGGCAGACGTTACGCAGGCCCGTTCGCGCCTGCAACGCGCGCTGTCGAGCCTTTCTGAAGCCAAGGCCGCCCTGCTGGTAGCTGAAGAACGGTATACCCGCCTTACGGGCCTGCCCGCGACGGGCAAGCTGGCTCCTGTGACCATGCCCCCTGAGCTGTATCAGGGCCCCGATGCCGTGCTGACGCAGGCTGAGCAAAGCAATCCCAAGCTGGCCGCTTACATGCAGGATATTCGTGCCGCACGCGGCGAACGCGAATTGGCTGATTCGGCCTTTTATCCTACCCTGAATCTTGAGGCTGGCCCCAACTACACAGACCGTGGCGGCGCCAGTGACCGCTGGATATACAGCTTTGACGTTCTTGGCGTCGTGCGCTGGAATATCTTCAACAGCGGAGCCGACCTGGCTGAGCGCCGTGCGGCTTCGGCGCGCATTCGCCAAAGCCGTCAGGTGATGTACGACTTCATTGACGAACTCAAGCTGGATATCGAAAGCACCTGGACCAACTATCAGGCGGCCCAGGAACAGTTTTCACACTACAGCAAGGCTGTAGAATACAGCAAGTATACCCGTTCGGCCTATATTGAGCAGTTCCAGATTGGCAAGCGCAGTATTTTGGACGTGCTGGATACTGAAAGTGAACTTTTCAACTCTTCTACCCAGGCTGAAACCGCTCGAGGCAACATTCTGGTAGGAGCATATCGTTTGAGCGCTCTTTCCGGTAACCTTCTGCCGCAGATGTCCATCAATACTGGACCTCTTGCGCAGAATCCGCCCAAGGACGCTGCAGACCCCCGCGAAGAATTCGCTCCCGGCTGGTTCGATTAA
- a CDS encoding type I secretion system permease/ATPase, translating to MEQPKNTNFIENTSDETAANSGGVSAGGSGASENAPHKDQLGDSAQGQTPVSSVLDDAANPGESQNVSRATVLQPPVQQSDLQQKQPAGFAGGGTPLHGAMPLKPGGRIVLGNGGQNAANAGDVRDAGEAVVQHAAEAGQAPVPAPHTSPHTAQQVPSQTPQQMPSQTSSQGPLPPQAPQSASAPQQVHPQEMPFAPTASNGVNSPMSADGSVPAHGGSESPASAPENRPAGPAAGVSSQVGQAAMDAIAHAARHEAAINGGQAEKERNMGPLRPSDVDFMPGLLRSLAVLLRLRGKVVSPQFLMAGLTGSKVTPQACLRAARKAGLSGRIVFRPELEEIPALVLPCILLLTRDRSCVVTSIRDGKAEVIFPETSETAQTVLLDDLKPEYSGYTIFAAVEAAPDDRAERLSIAHGKRWFWDVLRYYAPIYRHVALASVVINLIAVGSPLFVMNVYDRVVPNNAIETLWVLAIGILIIYLFNFLLSSLRTHFVDVAGRNADIVLSSSLVEKVLSMRMDAKPESTGALVNNLREFEQLREFFSSSSLLACIDLPFLVIFLLLIGFIGGPIVFLPLAAMPLMLGLGFLLQHRSRRSAEASYKQNMQKNALLVEIVGGLETLKSCMAESRMQKLWESVVGLSAQSNSEARKYNNLAVTASMLITQLVTVAMIVWGVYRISEGLMTMGALIGCNILVGRTMAPLLQMASLLTRLQNSHVTLKALDMLMMLPSENQVEKTCMDFGMLRPSFTMESVSFAYPHQERLALDRVSLRIEPGERVGIIGPMGSGKSTLSKLLIGLYQPKEGAVKFGDVDIRQIPSTDLRGRVGVLPQDVVLFYGSIRDNIALGDPTINDHLILRAAALAGVTDFLRNNPAGFAAQVGEQGKALSGGQRQAVALARALVRDPEVLLLDEPTSNMDTDSELMLQKRLFSVMQGRTVVLVTHRLSMLRIVERLIVMENGQIKMDGPRDAVLQSLRDRSKQSVAAARSEQGAEAHRLAGNA from the coding sequence ATGGAACAACCCAAGAACACAAATTTTATAGAAAATACCTCTGACGAAACAGCTGCAAACAGTGGCGGCGTTTCTGCAGGGGGTTCAGGAGCGTCCGAAAACGCTCCTCATAAAGACCAACTGGGCGATTCTGCCCAGGGGCAAACTCCTGTCTCTTCTGTCCTCGACGATGCTGCGAATCCTGGCGAAAGCCAGAACGTCAGCCGGGCAACGGTATTGCAGCCTCCAGTGCAGCAGTCTGATCTGCAACAAAAGCAGCCAGCGGGTTTCGCAGGCGGGGGCACACCATTGCACGGAGCCATGCCGCTTAAGCCGGGGGGCAGAATTGTGCTCGGCAACGGTGGACAAAATGCCGCCAATGCTGGCGATGTCAGAGATGCAGGCGAAGCGGTTGTCCAGCATGCTGCCGAAGCTGGGCAAGCACCTGTGCCTGCTCCCCATACGTCCCCCCATACGGCGCAGCAGGTGCCCTCGCAGACGCCGCAGCAGATGCCCTCGCAAACTTCTTCGCAAGGGCCATTGCCGCCGCAAGCGCCGCAGTCAGCTTCCGCACCCCAACAGGTGCATCCTCAGGAGATGCCGTTTGCCCCGACGGCATCAAATGGCGTAAACAGCCCGATGTCTGCCGATGGTTCTGTTCCAGCCCACGGCGGCAGCGAATCGCCGGCTTCTGCCCCCGAAAACAGGCCCGCAGGGCCTGCGGCTGGCGTTTCCAGTCAGGTTGGGCAAGCTGCTATGGATGCCATAGCCCACGCTGCGCGGCACGAGGCCGCCATAAACGGGGGGCAGGCTGAAAAAGAACGCAACATGGGGCCACTGCGTCCTTCAGACGTGGATTTTATGCCGGGTTTGTTACGCAGTCTTGCCGTGTTGCTGCGTCTTCGCGGCAAGGTAGTAAGCCCGCAGTTTCTCATGGCAGGGTTGACGGGCAGCAAGGTGACGCCGCAGGCCTGCCTGAGGGCGGCGCGCAAGGCTGGTCTTTCAGGGCGCATTGTTTTTCGCCCCGAGCTTGAGGAAATTCCTGCCCTGGTGTTGCCCTGCATCCTTCTGTTGACGCGCGACCGCTCCTGCGTGGTGACATCCATTCGTGACGGAAAAGCTGAAGTCATTTTTCCTGAAACCAGTGAAACAGCCCAAACAGTGCTGCTTGACGACCTCAAGCCGGAGTACTCGGGCTATACCATTTTTGCTGCCGTAGAGGCCGCGCCCGACGACCGGGCAGAAAGACTGAGCATCGCCCACGGCAAACGCTGGTTCTGGGATGTGCTGCGGTATTATGCGCCCATTTACCGCCATGTTGCTCTGGCTAGTGTGGTCATCAACCTGATCGCCGTGGGCAGCCCGCTTTTTGTCATGAACGTCTATGACCGCGTGGTACCCAACAACGCCATTGAAACTCTGTGGGTTTTGGCCATAGGCATTCTTATTATCTACCTGTTCAACTTTCTGCTTTCGTCGCTGCGCACGCACTTTGTGGACGTGGCCGGACGTAACGCGGATATTGTGCTTTCAAGCTCGCTGGTAGAAAAAGTTCTTTCGATGCGTATGGATGCCAAGCCGGAATCTACGGGCGCTCTGGTAAACAATCTGCGCGAATTTGAACAGCTGCGTGAATTTTTCAGCTCCTCAAGCTTGCTGGCTTGTATCGACCTGCCCTTCCTTGTCATTTTTCTGCTGCTTATCGGCTTTATCGGCGGACCGATAGTCTTTTTACCACTGGCGGCCATGCCGCTCATGCTGGGCTTGGGCTTTCTGCTACAGCACCGTTCGCGCCGCAGCGCCGAGGCCAGCTACAAGCAGAATATGCAGAAAAATGCTCTGCTGGTGGAAATTGTGGGCGGTCTTGAAACCCTCAAGTCCTGCATGGCCGAAAGCCGCATGCAGAAGCTCTGGGAATCAGTTGTGGGGCTTTCTGCCCAATCCAACAGTGAAGCCCGCAAGTATAACAACCTGGCAGTCACAGCATCCATGCTCATCACACAATTGGTGACCGTGGCCATGATCGTGTGGGGCGTATACCGTATATCTGAAGGGCTTATGACGATGGGCGCGCTTATCGGCTGCAATATTCTGGTGGGCCGCACAATGGCTCCGCTGTTGCAGATGGCCTCGTTGCTCACGCGCTTGCAGAATTCTCATGTGACGCTCAAGGCTCTGGATATGCTTATGATGCTGCCTTCTGAAAATCAGGTGGAAAAGACCTGCATGGATTTTGGCATGCTTCGGCCTTCCTTCACGATGGAAAGCGTTTCTTTTGCGTATCCACACCAGGAAAGACTGGCCCTTGACCGCGTGTCGCTGCGCATTGAGCCCGGCGAGCGCGTAGGCATCATTGGCCCCATGGGGTCGGGAAAAAGCACGCTGTCCAAGTTGCTTATCGGCCTTTACCAACCCAAGGAAGGCGCTGTGAAGTTTGGTGATGTGGACATCCGCCAGATCCCCAGTACTGACTTGCGGGGCAGGGTGGGCGTTTTGCCGCAGGATGTGGTGCTGTTCTATGGCAGTATTCGCGACAATATCGCCCTGGGCGATCCTACCATCAACGACCACCTGATTTTGCGGGCAGCGGCCCTGGCTGGCGTAACAGACTTTTTACGCAACAATCCTGCCGGATTCGCCGCTCAGGTGGGCGAACAGGGAAAGGCCCTTTCCGGTGGGCAGCGACAGGCTGTTGCGCTGGCACGAGCGTTGGTGCGCGATCCTGAGGTTCTGCTTTTGGACGAACCCACAAGCAATATGGACACCGACTCGGAGCTGATGCTGCAAAAACGTCTGTTCTCGGTCATGCAGGGCCGCACTGTGGTGCTTGTAACGCACCGTCTGTCCATGCTCCGTATTGTTGAGCGCCTGATTGTTATGGAAAACGGCCAGATCAAGATGGACGGCCCGCGTGACGCCGTACTGCAAAGCTTGCGTGACCGTTCAAAACAAAGCGTTGCAGCGGCAAGGTCTGAACAAGGCGCTGAGGCGCATCGGTTAGCGGGGAATGCGTGA
- a CDS encoding HlyD family type I secretion periplasmic adaptor subunit, translating into MQLTPQNKDTVENTSSSAEQPQAVETVSGGAQAETRIPASPPPASGQTLQQPDFSAFFNGGVGSDFLPHLPGQAPPFGGVGAPSQGSFMPAMPGVGSEGDAQMGQLTSPGSDATQTNAIGGSADFAPLLPGQEPGEKDFQPLGPEGQRTEKAEESGPKAFLRELLLGGDHEQKPDKSLRQSVAETMERLRGGGEPKAPGQPQSNPGLFAAMDAPLNGLTPDDIQFASEVDAALARRPRFGVRALSISVAVMFLCLLIWAAFASVDEVTHAEGTVVGSQRTQTIQNLEGGILRAVLVHEGQIVDKGAILAQLDNEMAESAYRDAVNKAMENSMAIIRLEAEIKGETPVFPEHLEAWASKLIGRKLDESTLVRARQIIQDQENAYQARRVQLNAEIEVLESQYTQRMHDVEEQTARKVQLDRSLALSIEQRDTAYALVQRNNFSKMEYLGLQQRVVELQGQISALAATIPKAQAAAEESRQRIASRRAEQIAAITDEVNKRRQELNSLRESLSAGRDRVTRTELRTPVRGTVKQIYISTVGGVVKPGEPIMDIVPLDDTLLVEAKVKPQDVAFLRPGQDVMVKVSAYDFSIYGGLDGKLESISADTIEDKKSEHFYLVKVRTQKNAIAYHKELLPIIPGMIVTTDILIGKKTVLDYLLKPILKAKQNALRER; encoded by the coding sequence ATGCAGCTGACACCACAAAATAAAGACACTGTGGAAAACACTTCCTCTTCTGCGGAGCAGCCGCAAGCAGTGGAAACTGTCTCCGGTGGAGCTCAGGCTGAAACCCGGATACCGGCTTCTCCACCCCCTGCTTCTGGTCAGACGTTGCAGCAGCCGGATTTCAGCGCTTTCTTCAACGGAGGGGTTGGCAGCGATTTTCTGCCGCACCTTCCTGGCCAGGCTCCGCCTTTCGGTGGCGTGGGCGCGCCCTCGCAGGGCAGTTTTATGCCTGCGATGCCTGGCGTAGGGTCAGAAGGCGACGCCCAAATGGGCCAGTTGACGTCTCCCGGCTCTGACGCCACCCAAACGAATGCGATTGGAGGCAGTGCAGATTTCGCCCCCTTGCTGCCGGGGCAAGAGCCCGGAGAAAAGGATTTTCAGCCATTGGGGCCAGAAGGACAACGGACTGAAAAAGCGGAAGAAAGCGGCCCCAAGGCTTTTTTGAGGGAGCTTTTGCTGGGTGGCGATCATGAACAGAAGCCCGACAAGAGCCTGCGTCAGTCTGTTGCAGAAACAATGGAGCGCCTGCGAGGTGGGGGCGAGCCAAAAGCTCCCGGCCAACCGCAGAGCAATCCTGGTCTTTTTGCCGCTATGGATGCCCCTCTCAACGGCCTGACGCCCGATGACATCCAGTTCGCCAGCGAGGTGGATGCGGCCTTGGCGCGACGCCCGCGCTTTGGAGTGCGCGCGCTTTCCATCAGTGTTGCCGTAATGTTTTTGTGTCTGCTTATCTGGGCGGCCTTTGCCAGCGTGGACGAAGTAACCCACGCGGAAGGCACGGTTGTTGGCTCGCAGCGCACACAGACCATTCAGAATCTTGAAGGCGGCATCTTGCGCGCGGTTCTTGTTCACGAAGGGCAGATTGTGGACAAAGGGGCGATTCTGGCCCAGCTGGACAATGAAATGGCCGAAAGCGCCTATAGAGACGCAGTGAACAAGGCTATGGAAAACAGCATGGCCATCATTAGGCTGGAAGCTGAAATCAAGGGAGAAACTCCCGTATTTCCAGAACATCTTGAAGCATGGGCCAGTAAGCTTATCGGGCGCAAATTGGACGAAAGCACGCTGGTTCGCGCCCGGCAGATCATTCAGGATCAGGAAAATGCGTATCAGGCCCGGCGCGTGCAGCTCAATGCCGAGATTGAAGTGCTGGAATCGCAATACACCCAGCGCATGCACGATGTGGAAGAACAAACGGCGCGCAAGGTGCAGCTGGACCGCAGCCTTGCCCTGTCTATCGAACAGCGTGACACGGCGTACGCCCTTGTACAGCGCAACAACTTTTCCAAGATGGAATACCTTGGCCTGCAGCAACGGGTAGTGGAATTGCAGGGGCAGATCAGCGCCCTTGCGGCCACCATTCCCAAAGCGCAGGCCGCCGCCGAAGAATCGCGGCAGCGTATAGCCTCGCGCCGGGCAGAGCAGATAGCGGCCATCACTGATGAGGTGAACAAAAGGCGGCAGGAGCTGAACTCGTTGCGCGAAAGTCTTTCGGCAGGACGGGACCGTGTTACACGTACGGAACTCCGCACACCGGTGCGCGGCACAGTAAAGCAGATCTATATTTCTACGGTAGGCGGCGTGGTCAAGCCCGGCGAACCTATCATGGATATCGTGCCGCTGGACGACACGCTGCTGGTGGAAGCCAAGGTCAAGCCGCAGGACGTGGCTTTTCTGCGCCCCGGTCAGGATGTAATGGTCAAGGTGTCTGCCTACGATTTTTCCATCTACGGGGGGCTCGACGGCAAGCTTGAGTCCATCAGTGCCGACACCATTGAGGACAAGAAGAGTGAGCATTTCTATCTGGTCAAGGTGCGTACCCAGAAGAACGCCATCGCCTATCACAAGGAACTTCTGCCAATCATACCCGGTATGATCGTGACGACGGACATTCTCATCGGCAAAAAGACCGTTCTGGATTACTTGCTCAAGCCCATTCTCAAGGCCAAACAGAACGCCCTGCGTGAACGTTGA